A part of Ziziphus jujuba cultivar Dongzao chromosome 8, ASM3175591v1 genomic DNA contains:
- the LOC107413375 gene encoding glycine-rich RNA-binding protein RZ1C isoform X2 — MMERDTGRPRGFGFITFSDRRGMEDAIREMHGREFGDRTISVNKAQPKMGGEDVDHGYRGGYSSGSRRSYVGGDRSVGQDDCFKCGRPGHWARDCPSSGGGRGGGGGSFSSHSRYGGAGGRGDRFGRDRDRYIDDRYDGGRYGERDRFDSRENKYGSRERYMGDRYAPAERFASDRYGGADRHPQNGYDKDRGYDRDAGGRGGGDRYGSGGPGRNEGKSYRNRAGPYDRPNRAGRPSSFDRY; from the exons ATGATGGAAAGAGATACTGGCCGTCCACGTGGATTTGGGTTTATTACATTTTCTGATCGTCGGGGAATGGAAGATGCGATTAGGGAAATGCATGGACGGGAGTTTGGTGATCGAACAATCTCAGTAAACAAGGCCCAACCAAAAATGGGTGGTGAGGATGTGGATCATGGGTACAGGGGAGGCTACTCGTCTGGTAGCAGGAGAAGCTATGTGGGAGGAGATAGGTCTGTAGGACAAGATGACTGCTTCAAGTGTGGACGCCCAGGACATTGGGCTCGAGATTGCCCCTCGTCAGGCGGTGGccgaggtggtggtggtggttcaTTCTCATCACATTCTAGGTATGGAGGTGCTGGTGGGCGTGGGGATCGTTTTGGACGAGATCGTGATCGGTACATTGATGATCGTTACGATGGAGGGCGCTATGGAGAGAGAGATCGGTTTGATAGCAGAGAAAACAAGTATGGGAGTCGTGAACGCTATATGGGTGACAG GTATGCACCAGCTGAGCGTTTTGCAAGTGATAGGTATGGTGGTGCTGATCGGCACCCTCAAAATGGTTATGATAAAGATAGAGGCTATGATAGAGATGCTGGTGGACGAGGTGGCGGTGACAGATATGGAAGTGGGGGGCCAGGAAGGAATGAGGGAAAAAGCTACAGGAACAGGGCAGGTCCTTATGATCGCCCAAATCGGGCAGGGCGACCGTCTTCCTTTGATCGCTactaa
- the LOC107413375 gene encoding glycine-rich RNA-binding protein RZ1C isoform X1 — MAAKEDYRIFVGGLSWNVTERQLENAFARFGKVVEAQIMMERDTGRPRGFGFITFSDRRGMEDAIREMHGREFGDRTISVNKAQPKMGGEDVDHGYRGGYSSGSRRSYVGGDRSVGQDDCFKCGRPGHWARDCPSSGGGRGGGGGSFSSHSRYGGAGGRGDRFGRDRDRYIDDRYDGGRYGERDRFDSRENKYGSRERYMGDRYAPAERFASDRYGGADRHPQNGYDKDRGYDRDAGGRGGGDRYGSGGPGRNEGKSYRNRAGPYDRPNRAGRPSSFDRY, encoded by the exons ATGGCTGCAAAGGAAGACTACCGAATCTTTGTAGGAGGGTTGTCGTGGAACGTCACGGAGCGTCAGCTTGAAAACGCTTTCGCTCGTTTCGGAAAAGTTGTCGAAGCCCAG ATCATGATGGAAAGAGATACTGGCCGTCCACGTGGATTTGGGTTTATTACATTTTCTGATCGTCGGGGAATGGAAGATGCGATTAGGGAAATGCATGGACGGGAGTTTGGTGATCGAACAATCTCAGTAAACAAGGCCCAACCAAAAATGGGTGGTGAGGATGTGGATCATGGGTACAGGGGAGGCTACTCGTCTGGTAGCAGGAGAAGCTATGTGGGAGGAGATAGGTCTGTAGGACAAGATGACTGCTTCAAGTGTGGACGCCCAGGACATTGGGCTCGAGATTGCCCCTCGTCAGGCGGTGGccgaggtggtggtggtggttcaTTCTCATCACATTCTAGGTATGGAGGTGCTGGTGGGCGTGGGGATCGTTTTGGACGAGATCGTGATCGGTACATTGATGATCGTTACGATGGAGGGCGCTATGGAGAGAGAGATCGGTTTGATAGCAGAGAAAACAAGTATGGGAGTCGTGAACGCTATATGGGTGACAG GTATGCACCAGCTGAGCGTTTTGCAAGTGATAGGTATGGTGGTGCTGATCGGCACCCTCAAAATGGTTATGATAAAGATAGAGGCTATGATAGAGATGCTGGTGGACGAGGTGGCGGTGACAGATATGGAAGTGGGGGGCCAGGAAGGAATGAGGGAAAAAGCTACAGGAACAGGGCAGGTCCTTATGATCGCCCAAATCGGGCAGGGCGACCGTCTTCCTTTGATCGCTactaa